Proteins from a genomic interval of Polaribacter sejongensis:
- a CDS encoding YgiQ family radical SAM protein, producing MQEPKKHQLTDWLPTTNKEVKIRGWEELDVILFSGDAYVDHPSFGPAVIGRILESYGLRVAIVPQPSVNDNLQDFEKLGKPRLFFGVTGGCMDPMVSNYTASKRSRDKDAYTPNGDKGFRPDYATSVYSKILKDKFPDVPVLIGGIEASLRRVTHYDYWSDKLLPGILETSKADMLVYGMGEQPLREIVELLQKGVPFSSLKNIKQTAIYVNEQVEKLPVVNDWEDVTINSHEACLKDKKTFASNFKVIEQESNKLKARRVLQKVGENTLVINPPYPTMTEKEIDGSFDLPFTRLPHPKYNKRGPIPAFEMIKFSINIHRGCFGGCSFCTISAHQGKFIASRSQESVLREIDKVANMPDFKGYLSDIGGPSANMYQMKGKVQSICDKCVAPSCISPVICSNLDTSHKPLTELYQAVDKHPKIKKSFIGSGIRHDMLVPEFNKNADPKELDAYTEEVMTKHVSGRLKVAPEHTSDPVLKLMRKPSFKYFHMFKERFDKINIKKKLNLQLIPYFISSHPASEVEDMANLAAETKDMGFQLEQVQGFTPTPMTVATVIYYSGYHPYTLKPTKTPKSKKEREDQHKFFFWYKKENKDWIKNTLNKVGRQDLLQKLLPENNSWKKNKNAKEVKNTFDDAVPVPFNKRKKKVSRAPKRRR from the coding sequence ATGCAAGAACCAAAAAAACATCAATTAACCGACTGGTTACCAACAACAAACAAGGAAGTGAAAATTCGTGGTTGGGAAGAGTTAGACGTTATTTTATTTAGCGGAGACGCTTATGTAGATCATCCATCGTTTGGGCCTGCAGTAATTGGGCGTATTTTAGAGAGTTATGGATTGCGAGTGGCTATTGTGCCGCAACCAAGTGTAAACGATAATTTACAGGATTTTGAGAAATTAGGGAAGCCTCGTTTATTTTTTGGAGTTACTGGTGGTTGTATGGATCCGATGGTTTCTAATTACACCGCAAGTAAACGAAGTAGGGATAAAGATGCGTATACGCCAAATGGAGATAAAGGTTTTAGACCCGATTATGCAACATCTGTATATTCTAAAATATTAAAAGATAAGTTTCCGGATGTGCCAGTTTTAATTGGAGGAATTGAAGCTTCTTTAAGACGTGTAACTCATTATGATTACTGGTCGGATAAGTTATTGCCTGGTATTTTAGAGACTTCTAAAGCAGATATGTTGGTGTACGGAATGGGAGAGCAGCCTTTGCGAGAAATTGTAGAATTATTGCAAAAAGGAGTTCCGTTTTCTAGTTTAAAAAATATTAAACAAACAGCTATTTACGTTAATGAGCAGGTTGAAAAATTACCCGTTGTAAATGATTGGGAAGATGTTACAATTAATTCTCATGAGGCTTGTTTAAAGGATAAAAAGACATTTGCTTCTAACTTTAAAGTGATAGAGCAAGAATCTAATAAGTTAAAAGCACGTAGAGTTTTACAAAAAGTAGGAGAAAATACGTTGGTGATTAATCCGCCTTACCCAACAATGACAGAAAAGGAAATTGATGGTTCTTTCGATTTGCCTTTTACACGTTTACCACATCCAAAATATAACAAACGTGGGCCAATACCTGCGTTTGAAATGATAAAATTTTCTATCAACATTCACAGAGGATGTTTTGGTGGTTGTAGTTTTTGTACAATTTCTGCGCATCAAGGAAAGTTTATTGCAAGTAGAAGTCAGGAGTCTGTTTTAAGAGAAATTGATAAAGTGGCAAATATGCCGGACTTTAAAGGGTATTTATCTGATATTGGTGGACCTTCTGCTAATATGTATCAGATGAAAGGAAAGGTACAGTCTATTTGCGACAAATGTGTTGCGCCTAGTTGTATATCGCCTGTGATTTGTTCTAATTTAGATACGTCTCACAAACCTTTAACAGAATTATATCAAGCAGTTGATAAGCATCCAAAGATTAAAAAATCTTTTATTGGAAGTGGAATTAGGCATGATATGTTGGTGCCTGAATTTAATAAAAATGCAGATCCAAAGGAGTTAGATGCATATACTGAAGAGGTAATGACAAAGCACGTTTCTGGTCGATTAAAAGTTGCGCCAGAACATACTTCTGATCCTGTTTTAAAATTGATGCGTAAGCCGTCTTTTAAATATTTTCATATGTTTAAAGAGCGTTTCGATAAGATAAATATTAAGAAGAAATTGAATCTTCAGTTGATTCCTTATTTTATTTCTAGTCACCCAGCAAGTGAGGTGGAAGATATGGCAAATTTAGCTGCAGAAACCAAGGATATGGGCTTTCAGTTAGAACAGGTGCAAGGTTTTACACCAACACCAATGACGGTTGCAACGGTAATTTATTATTCAGGATATCATCCGTATACTTTAAAACCAACGAAAACTCCGAAATCTAAAAAAGAGCGTGAAGATCAACATAAATTTTTCTTTTGGTACAAGAAAGAGAATAAAGATTGGATTAAAAACACGTTAAATAAAGTAGGAAGACAAGATTTATTACAAAAATTATTACCAGAAAATAATTCTTGGAAAAAGAATAAAAATGCAAAAGAAGTAAAAAATACTTTTGATGATGCAGTTCCTGTTCCTTTTAATAAGCGAAAGAAAAAAGTAAGTAGAGCTCCAAAAAGAAGGAGGTAA
- a CDS encoding glycine--tRNA ligase subunit alpha, translated as MKKIQSLLVLIFLFLAATSYAQEVVYKDTTYTVKRKSIYLAKVDVTKTLKPEKVNEIFAIHKINEDRIEAAKKAEKEKKATQKKLKKAEKALKSKIKAQKKLSKANDKLESGIKKYNKLKKKGDLSPNDDQKWLDKIKKLKKNVTKAEKNFKKS; from the coding sequence ATGAAAAAAATACAATCCCTATTAGTTTTAATATTTCTTTTTTTAGCAGCAACTTCTTACGCACAAGAAGTAGTCTATAAAGACACAACATATACTGTTAAAAGGAAATCAATTTATTTAGCAAAAGTAGATGTAACAAAAACCTTAAAACCTGAAAAAGTAAATGAAATTTTTGCTATTCATAAAATAAATGAAGACAGAATAGAAGCTGCAAAAAAAGCAGAGAAAGAAAAAAAAGCAACCCAAAAGAAACTAAAAAAAGCTGAAAAGGCGTTAAAGAGTAAAATAAAAGCTCAGAAAAAATTAAGCAAAGCAAACGACAAACTAGAGAGTGGTATTAAAAAATACAATAAGCTTAAAAAGAAAGGCGACTTATCTCCTAATGACGACCAAAAATGGTTAGATAAAATAAAAAAGCTAAAAAAGAACGTTACAAAAGCAGAAAAGAATTTTAAAAAATCATAA
- a CDS encoding MFS transporter produces MKKLYNNYINTFRGLSTEVWWLALITFINRSGTMVIPFLSLYLTKSLHFSLSDVGWIMSFFGLGSVVGTWIGGKLTDIIGYYKVMLVSLFGTGILFVFLQFASTFNEFCFGIFMVMLVADAFRPAMFVALSAYSKPENKTRSVTLIRLAINLGFSAGPAIGGLIITGIGYAGLFWMDGITCVSAAFLLLKVLHPKKAKVQDEVKVENPISVYKDKAFWVFFIAMFIFGFVFMQYFSTIPLYYSDKRFLSEFEIGLLMGLSGLFIFLLEMPLIKWLEDLKKSKVKLIALGLFLVGFSFIILNLTGWVGVLIIGILLMSVGEMIAFPFSNAFAIDRAEKGNKGEYMALYSIAFSLSHIFSHNVGMQLVAKFGFETTWMLVTAFAFVGVLILFYLLRVLRKELI; encoded by the coding sequence ATGAAAAAACTTTATAACAATTACATAAACACTTTTAGAGGGCTCTCTACAGAAGTTTGGTGGCTAGCATTAATCACTTTTATCAACAGATCTGGTACAATGGTTATACCTTTTTTATCATTATATCTTACAAAAAGTCTTCATTTTTCATTGTCAGATGTTGGTTGGATCATGTCTTTCTTTGGTTTAGGTTCTGTTGTTGGTACTTGGATTGGAGGAAAATTAACCGACATAATTGGCTATTACAAAGTAATGTTGGTAAGTTTATTTGGTACAGGAATTCTATTTGTTTTTCTGCAATTTGCAAGCACTTTTAACGAATTCTGCTTTGGTATTTTTATGGTTATGTTAGTTGCAGATGCTTTTAGACCCGCAATGTTTGTAGCATTAAGCGCATACAGTAAGCCAGAAAATAAAACACGTTCTGTAACTTTAATTCGTTTGGCTATTAACTTAGGTTTTTCTGCAGGTCCTGCAATTGGAGGTTTAATAATTACTGGAATTGGATATGCAGGCTTATTTTGGATGGATGGAATTACCTGTGTCTCGGCAGCCTTTTTATTACTGAAAGTATTGCACCCTAAGAAAGCAAAAGTACAAGATGAAGTAAAAGTAGAAAACCCAATTTCTGTATATAAAGACAAAGCTTTTTGGGTCTTTTTCATAGCCATGTTTATTTTTGGATTTGTATTTATGCAATATTTTTCTACAATTCCTTTGTATTATAGTGATAAGCGTTTTTTATCAGAATTTGAAATAGGACTATTAATGGGTTTAAGTGGTTTGTTTATTTTTCTGTTAGAAATGCCTTTGATAAAATGGTTAGAAGATTTAAAGAAATCTAAAGTTAAATTAATTGCTTTAGGTCTTTTTCTGGTCGGTTTTAGTTTTATCATTTTAAACTTAACAGGTTGGGTGGGTGTTTTAATTATCGGAATTTTATTAATGTCTGTAGGAGAAATGATTGCTTTTCCGTTTTCGAATGCTTTTGCTATAGATAGAGCAGAAAAAGGAAATAAAGGAGAATACATGGCTTTGTATAGTATTGCGTTCTCTTTATCACATATTTTTAGTCACAATGTTGGTATGCAATTGGTGGCCAAATTTGGTTTTGAAACCACTTGGATGCTAGTTACAGCTTTTGCCTTTGTTGGTGTTTTAATTCTATTTTATCTCTTAAGAGTTTTAAGGAAAGAGTTGATATAA
- a CDS encoding DUF1684 domain-containing protein, protein MKKIVILLSVTFLWMSCNSNAKRPLMGKTVYQQELNASFKDASISPLKKKDLRQFKGLDFFEIDSTFIVTSKLVRTENAPTFEMATTTDRKPLYKEYGKLHFTLQGKNQELTIYQSQDDLDDEKYKDYLFLPFTDDTSGEASYGGGRYMDVMTTDITAENTVILNFNNTYNPYCAYNDKYSCPLTPRKNHLDLEIKAGIKVYKK, encoded by the coding sequence ATGAAAAAAATAGTAATTCTACTTTCTGTCACTTTTCTATGGATGTCTTGTAATTCAAATGCAAAAAGACCTTTAATGGGTAAAACAGTTTATCAACAAGAACTAAATGCTAGTTTTAAAGACGCATCCATATCACCTTTAAAAAAGAAAGACTTAAGACAATTTAAAGGTTTAGATTTTTTTGAAATCGATTCTACTTTTATTGTAACTTCAAAATTAGTTAGAACAGAAAATGCACCAACATTTGAGATGGCAACCACCACAGATAGAAAGCCTTTGTACAAAGAATACGGGAAGTTGCATTTTACTTTGCAAGGAAAAAATCAGGAATTAACCATTTACCAAAGTCAAGATGATTTAGATGACGAAAAATATAAAGACTATTTATTTTTACCATTTACGGATGACACTTCTGGAGAAGCATCTTATGGCGGCGGACGTTATATGGATGTAATGACCACAGATATTACGGCAGAAAACACGGTAATATTAAACTTTAACAATACTTACAACCCTTACTGTGCCTATAACGACAAATATTCTTGTCCCTTAACACCTAGAAAAAATCATTTAGATTTAGAAATAAAAGCCGGAATTAAGGTTTATAAAAAATAG
- a CDS encoding nucleotide pyrophosphohydrolase has protein sequence MNIENAQKQVDDWIKAHGVRYFNELTNMAQLTEEVGEVARIIARRYGEQSEKESDKNKDLGEELADVMFVVLCLANQTGINLQDAFEKKLDIKTKRDHDRHHNNQKLK, from the coding sequence ATGAATATAGAAAACGCACAGAAACAAGTAGACGATTGGATTAAAGCTCATGGAGTTCGTTATTTTAACGAATTAACAAACATGGCACAACTTACTGAAGAAGTAGGGGAAGTTGCACGTATCATTGCAAGACGTTATGGAGAGCAAAGTGAAAAAGAATCTGATAAAAATAAAGATTTAGGAGAAGAATTAGCAGATGTAATGTTCGTAGTTTTATGTTTGGCCAACCAAACAGGAATCAATTTACAAGACGCTTTTGAAAAGAAATTAGATATTAAAACAAAACGTGATCACGATCGTCATCACAATAATCAAAAATTAAAATAA
- a CDS encoding DJ-1/PfpI family protein, translating into MKKVFLLLSVILIISCQPKEVEKNTENVKEIQPKKVFPKLEKGRYNVAFLIMDGTFNTELTAPFDIFQHTIFRENIKAMNVFTVANTDNPITTFEGMRILPDFNYLKDSLPKIDILVVPSAEHHLDSDLEDTAMIDFVKRVDKDATYMTSHCDGAFILAKAGLLNGKVSTTFPSDIDKMRATFPDLDIRKEVLFVHDGKYITSAGGAKSFEAALYLCEFLYGKEVAKSLAGGLVIDWNVDNVPHLIVE; encoded by the coding sequence ATGAAAAAAGTATTTTTGTTATTGTCAGTAATTTTAATAATAAGTTGTCAACCTAAAGAAGTAGAAAAGAACACTGAAAACGTAAAAGAAATTCAACCTAAAAAAGTATTTCCAAAATTAGAAAAAGGCAGATATAATGTTGCTTTTTTAATTATGGACGGAACTTTTAATACAGAACTAACAGCACCTTTTGATATTTTTCAGCATACTATTTTTAGAGAAAATATTAAGGCAATGAATGTGTTTACCGTTGCAAATACAGACAACCCGATTACTACTTTCGAAGGAATGAGAATTTTACCCGATTTTAATTACTTAAAAGACTCGTTGCCAAAAATTGATATTTTAGTAGTTCCTTCTGCAGAACATCATTTAGATTCCGATTTAGAAGATACGGCAATGATAGACTTTGTAAAACGAGTAGATAAGGATGCAACTTATATGACTTCTCATTGCGATGGTGCTTTTATTTTAGCAAAAGCAGGATTATTAAATGGTAAAGTCTCAACAACCTTTCCGAGTGATATTGATAAAATGCGAGCAACCTTTCCTGATTTAGATATTAGAAAAGAAGTTTTATTTGTACACGACGGAAAATACATTACTTCTGCCGGTGGCGCAAAATCTTTTGAAGCTGCTTTGTATCTATGTGAATTTTTATACGGAAAAGAAGTGGCAAAATCTTTAGCTGGTGGTTTGGTTATTGATTGGAATGTAGATAATGTTCCGCATTTAATTGTGGAGTAA
- a CDS encoding tRNA-dihydrouridine synthase family protein, which translates to MSQTLLSSPLQGFTDYKFRNAFNHFFGGIDTFYSPYIRLNGKLVIKNSYKKDIELENNTELEVIPQIITNDVEEFLFVSKYVRELGYKELNWNLGCPYPMVTKRGMGSGLIADPEKINSILHKIHNESDILVSMKMRMGYDTPEEILEVLPILDNYPLKNIAIHARIGKQLYKGGTDLDSFQKCVDNTKHKLYYNGDVTSVSAYKNLQERFPSIDHWMIGRGLIADPFLPSMIKAETTAYPKNRFDIFNEFHDRIFTEYDAALSGPTPIKMKMLGFWEYFSQSFSNPQKTYKKIKKAGNVRNYEIAVREIFKEAKNG; encoded by the coding sequence ATGAGTCAGACACTTTTATCATCTCCTTTACAAGGCTTTACAGATTACAAATTTAGAAACGCATTCAATCATTTTTTTGGTGGAATTGATACTTTTTATTCACCATACATCCGTTTAAACGGAAAATTAGTGATTAAAAATTCTTATAAAAAAGACATTGAACTAGAAAATAATACTGAGTTAGAAGTAATTCCGCAAATTATTACCAATGATGTAGAAGAATTTTTGTTTGTTTCTAAATACGTAAGAGAGTTGGGTTACAAAGAATTAAACTGGAATTTAGGCTGCCCCTACCCCATGGTCACCAAACGCGGAATGGGTTCTGGACTAATTGCAGATCCGGAGAAAATAAATAGCATTCTTCATAAAATTCATAATGAATCTGATATTTTAGTTTCTATGAAAATGAGAATGGGTTATGATACTCCGGAAGAAATTTTAGAAGTGTTACCTATTTTAGATAACTATCCACTTAAAAATATAGCTATTCACGCAAGAATAGGAAAACAATTGTACAAAGGTGGAACAGATTTAGATTCGTTTCAAAAATGTGTAGACAACACAAAACACAAATTGTATTACAATGGAGATGTTACTTCTGTTTCTGCTTATAAAAATTTACAAGAACGTTTCCCGTCTATAGATCATTGGATGATTGGTAGAGGACTAATTGCAGATCCTTTTTTACCAAGTATGATAAAAGCCGAAACTACAGCATACCCGAAAAATAGGTTCGATATTTTTAACGAGTTTCACGATCGTATTTTTACAGAATATGATGCAGCGCTTTCAGGTCCTACTCCTATTAAAATGAAGATGCTTGGTTTCTGGGAATATTTTTCTCAAAGTTTTTCAAATCCACAGAAAACCTATAAAAAAATTAAAAAGGCAGGTAATGTAAGAAACTACGAAATTGCCGTTAGAGAAATTTTTAAAGAGGCTAAAAACGGTTAA
- a CDS encoding CocE/NonD family hydrolase — protein sequence MKKLLLLTFFSLFLLSSCNSTIEKEQKKDTFVADNYTKKEVDIVMRDGTKLHTTIYSPKDTSKEYPILMQRTPYSSAPYGEGKMKAKISPNVHLMKELNIVVYQDVRGRWMSEGVYDNMRAYIPNKTAKQSDEVSDTYDTIDWLVKNVENNNGNVGTWGISYPGHYATVSTIDAHPALKAASPQASIGDFFFDDFHHNGAFLLSYFRAISLFGTYKDAPTDSAWYSFPKMDSQDQYQFFLDKGPLKNLNEYFQYDKLDVANTEKDKNRIDDFFWKEIVEHPNYDSIWQSKGIIQHLDKVPSTVATMVVAGEFDAEDLYGPLETYKGIEKHGKDNYNTLVFGPWDHGKWARNTVENYVGNYYFGDSISLKYQSDVETKFFNHFLKGKGDKNSGLPEAYVFDTGKKEWKSYDAWPPKNVVKENWFLNRNQGLAKKHDGKLTREINFISDIKRPVPYSEDIKTVFTPRKYMTDDQRFAARRPDVLVFETDILTEDFTLAGDILAKLKVATTGSAADWIVKVVDVHPADAEENNEKLQNHLKMSNYHLMVRSEVLRGRFRNSFEHPEPFIPNKKTDVNIKLQDVFHTFKKGHKVQIQVQSTWFPLIDLNPQTYVDNIYKADEKDFKTQTHTVFTDSSIEFSVLK from the coding sequence ATGAAGAAACTTTTACTCTTAACATTTTTCAGTCTTTTTTTACTAAGTTCTTGTAATTCTACAATAGAAAAAGAACAAAAAAAAGACACTTTTGTAGCAGATAATTACACCAAAAAGGAAGTAGATATTGTTATGCGAGATGGCACAAAATTGCATACAACTATTTATTCCCCAAAAGATACGAGCAAAGAATATCCTATTTTAATGCAAAGAACGCCTTATAGTTCTGCTCCTTATGGAGAAGGAAAAATGAAGGCAAAAATTAGTCCGAATGTTCATTTAATGAAAGAATTGAATATTGTGGTATATCAAGATGTTCGTGGTCGATGGATGAGCGAAGGCGTCTATGATAATATGCGTGCGTATATTCCGAATAAAACAGCGAAACAATCTGATGAAGTTTCTGATACTTATGACACCATTGATTGGTTGGTGAAAAACGTAGAAAACAACAACGGAAATGTTGGTACTTGGGGAATTTCATACCCTGGGCATTACGCAACCGTTTCTACTATAGATGCTCATCCGGCATTAAAAGCAGCTTCTCCACAGGCTTCAATTGGAGATTTTTTCTTTGATGATTTTCATCATAATGGTGCTTTTTTATTAAGTTATTTTAGAGCCATTTCTTTATTTGGAACTTATAAAGATGCTCCAACAGATTCGGCTTGGTATTCGTTTCCTAAAATGGATTCTCAAGATCAATACCAATTTTTCTTAGACAAAGGTCCTTTAAAAAACTTGAATGAATATTTTCAGTATGATAAATTAGATGTAGCAAATACCGAAAAAGATAAAAATAGAATAGATGATTTTTTCTGGAAAGAGATTGTAGAACATCCTAATTACGATTCTATCTGGCAAAGTAAAGGGATTATTCAGCATTTAGACAAAGTACCTTCTACCGTTGCAACAATGGTTGTTGCAGGAGAGTTTGACGCAGAAGATTTATACGGACCTTTAGAAACCTATAAAGGCATAGAAAAACACGGAAAAGACAATTACAATACCTTAGTTTTTGGTCCTTGGGATCACGGAAAATGGGCTAGAAATACTGTAGAAAATTATGTTGGTAATTATTATTTTGGAGATTCTATTTCTTTAAAATATCAGTCTGATGTAGAAACAAAGTTCTTTAATCACTTCTTAAAAGGAAAAGGTGATAAAAACTCTGGATTACCAGAAGCCTATGTTTTTGATACTGGTAAAAAAGAATGGAAATCTTATGATGCTTGGCCTCCTAAAAATGTGGTGAAAGAAAATTGGTTTTTAAATAGAAACCAAGGTTTAGCAAAAAAACATGATGGAAAATTAACTCGTGAAATCAATTTCATTAGCGATATTAAACGTCCTGTTCCGTATTCTGAAGATATTAAAACGGTTTTTACACCTCGTAAATACATGACAGACGACCAACGTTTTGCAGCAAGAAGACCTGATGTTTTGGTTTTTGAAACAGATATATTAACGGAAGATTTTACTTTAGCGGGAGATATTTTAGCAAAACTAAAAGTAGCAACTACAGGTTCTGCTGCAGATTGGATTGTAAAAGTGGTAGACGTTCATCCTGCGGATGCAGAAGAAAACAACGAAAAACTACAAAATCATTTAAAAATGAGCAATTATCATTTAATGGTTAGAAGTGAAGTTCTAAGAGGTAGATTCAGAAATAGTTTTGAGCATCCAGAACCTTTTATCCCAAATAAAAAAACGGATGTAAATATAAAATTACAAGATGTTTTTCACACGTTTAAAAAAGGGCATAAAGTACAAATTCAAGTGCAAAGTACCTGGTTTCCTTTAATCGATTTAAATCCGCAAACCTATGTAGACAATATTTACAAAGCGGATGAAAAAGATTTTAAAACACAAACACATACCGTTTTTACGGATTCCAGTATTGAATTTTCTGTGTTGAAATAA
- a CDS encoding carboxypeptidase-like regulatory domain-containing protein: protein MNRKKISFLVLIIITISTTFSQKKISCKVVDASSGAPIVYATVMLKNINRGTHADLNGNFEIPIEQKNKGIIRISSIGYKTKEVKLSQLKTNSINVIYLSIANNQLNEIVIKSSKKKKRQLLGIQIVKQAIQNITENYPTEPHSYIGYYRDYQQPVGDSYQKNRQSKEEIKYLNVHEAIIESFDDGFDSDKLESKKNQSLLYNYRTNNQFIQDPSLTVPYDNEKRKYSESVYITPLGGNELNILNLTNTIRNHDKMSFSFSNVFEKDFVKNHKFKVKQVIFSDTTPIYEVSFSSIMETTNYDYAAFGTIYISKQDFAIHKLNYNLYYNNKKNPQYSVTIEYIPKKDKMYLNYITFNNFFEAYSGEYFKLIKTYYNPKQQSFEMHFNRLVALNSIHKRNFKIYYKNKRLKVLDIIPIEGSSRVFNVVIDEKSFDDIILKKENVNLIYSPYLKFDITNIKDLNGFEINKRPSLKINQYREFFVQETFEQKELPIQQNFIDKNAPLSKSLITPLELENNYWLNTPLKSSKN from the coding sequence TTGAATCGAAAAAAAATCTCTTTTTTAGTTCTTATCATAATAACTATAAGCACAACTTTTTCTCAAAAAAAAATTTCTTGTAAAGTAGTAGATGCTTCTTCCGGAGCACCTATTGTTTATGCTACAGTTATGCTAAAAAATATAAATAGAGGTACACATGCAGACCTCAACGGAAATTTTGAAATACCAATAGAACAAAAAAATAAAGGAATAATTAGAATATCTTCTATTGGTTATAAAACAAAAGAAGTAAAGCTCTCTCAATTAAAAACAAATAGTATTAATGTTATCTACTTATCAATAGCGAATAATCAACTCAATGAAATCGTTATTAAATCTTCAAAAAAGAAAAAAAGACAATTATTAGGTATCCAAATTGTCAAACAAGCTATTCAAAATATTACAGAAAATTACCCAACAGAACCGCATTCTTATATTGGTTATTATAGAGATTATCAACAACCTGTTGGTGATTCTTACCAAAAAAACAGACAATCTAAAGAAGAAATAAAATACTTAAACGTACATGAAGCAATTATAGAATCTTTTGATGATGGTTTTGATAGTGATAAATTAGAGAGTAAAAAAAATCAATCTTTATTATATAACTACAGAACAAATAACCAATTTATACAAGACCCTTCGCTTACAGTTCCCTATGATAACGAAAAAAGAAAATATTCAGAAAGTGTATATATAACTCCTTTAGGAGGCAATGAGTTAAATATTTTAAACCTAACAAATACAATTAGAAACCATGATAAAATGTCATTTTCTTTCAGCAATGTTTTTGAAAAAGATTTTGTTAAAAACCATAAATTCAAAGTAAAACAAGTAATTTTCTCTGACACTACTCCAATCTATGAAGTTTCATTTTCTTCTATTATGGAAACAACAAATTATGATTATGCTGCATTTGGAACCATTTATATTTCTAAACAGGATTTTGCAATTCATAAACTCAACTACAACCTCTATTATAACAATAAGAAAAATCCACAATACTCAGTTACTATAGAATACATTCCTAAGAAGGATAAAATGTATTTAAATTACATCACTTTTAATAATTTCTTTGAAGCTTACAGTGGAGAATATTTTAAATTAATTAAAACCTATTACAATCCTAAACAGCAAAGTTTTGAAATGCATTTTAATCGATTGGTAGCACTTAACAGTATCCATAAAAGAAACTTTAAAATTTATTATAAAAATAAAAGATTAAAAGTTCTAGATATTATACCTATTGAAGGAAGTTCGAGAGTATTTAATGTTGTTATTGATGAAAAATCTTTTGATGACATAATCTTAAAAAAGGAAAATGTAAACCTAATTTATTCCCCTTATCTGAAATTCGATATTACGAATATAAAAGACCTAAATGGTTTTGAAATTAATAAAAGACCTAGTTTAAAAATAAATCAATACAGAGAGTTTTTTGTACAAGAAACTTTCGAACAGAAAGAACTCCCTATTCAACAAAATTTTATTGATAAAAACGCACCTTTATCAAAGTCATTAATAACACCTTTAGAATTAGAAAACAACTACTGGCTAAATACTCCTTTAAAGTCTTCTAAGAATTAA